GTCATTTGCTTGTAACTCTATTCTTAATCTTTTAAGCATTCTTCATTATTCTAGTTTTTTATCTTCCTGAAACTGGGTATATAAGTTTTATATTAATCTTTACAGGTTAATTTAAAGCCAAAGGTTCCAACAAAGGCCGTTTGTGCTGAGCATCTTGAATTAAGAAAAGAAATTCTAACGTTGCTAAATCTCCAGAAACAGGTATTTTACATTCATGTCTCAAAATTATCTGTAGTATGATCGTCTTCTTTGGGCCCTTTTTTTAATAATAACGTAATCCTTTAGGGCCCGTTTGGGTTGCTTGAAACTGGTTTGATAGCTCATTTATTACGGAACTATCACATGAGTTTCAAATAACATGGCATTTGGTAGTCTTGATAAATAACAAGGTCACATGACTTTTTACTTAGATGGGTGATAACCTTCACCTATgtgaatgaatattttaaatatcaCTCATCTTTTactcaatttcaattatttttgttCCAATTTTATTCTCACCCTCAAGTACAGCAGTTCATGAGTCCAGTGACCCACCTGACTTGGTCAGCCCAGCTCGTCATTTCTTGTCCTTGGGCTGACCCGACTCAGCCtgaatttaaattaaatgatttttgataatgtttttatttaaatttaatataaaatatataaatattaataaaaaatatattttattattttatcaactTCAAAcagtaatattttattattttatatatttaatataaaattatacaattatatagatattttattttattatattaatattaaaagtatacattttaataatatattaatattaatataatattatataatttaatatattgttatttatatatttatatatatttaaatgtatattttattattttaataaaattgtatattttattattttaaaaaagtaATAATATTAGTATATTGTTTTcaaacaacaatacttttattttattatcttaatattaatataaaattaaatattataatattttttattttagtattttattatattttaatataaatatttttgaataattttattatattttattttaaattatataaaaataaagatgTTAAGGGTAAGATGGTACATTAACAAAGAATACTTATGTTTTAACTCAGCAAATACATGATTAGAATAATATGTATCACAATTTTCAACAACCAAACACCTTGATGTTGTAACATCTATCTTTTATTCATCATTTCGAAACTTGAGTGTTAGTTAACACTCCTCTTCTATATCAAGCCTACCATTCATGTTAAGATCTGTAGTTAAACAATTCCTGCAAAATTATTGTACAACTTCGTTAAAATAGTTCTCATCTCCAATTCCTTTTACTGAATTattatttatgaaaaaaaaagagagaatgaACTTAGTCATGTTATTTCTCATTTTCGTTGAGTCCAagatattatattttcttttctgATAGGCATCTGAAAAATTATATCATTTATTGTGCTTGTACCAATTAGGCCGAGGTGTTGAAACTGTGGGGTTCCGGATTTAGACTTTGCTTGGTAGAgtggaaagaaaatgaaaaagatggaAAACTGAAGTGGTAGAAAAATAGAAAGATGGAAAATATGAAATTTCTTTCTATTCATTGCTTGGTAAAGttgaaaaatgaaaggaaaaaatgCATAGTTTTGAACTAAAATACACATCTATCTCATTTTCTCTCCTCTCATCTTTCCAATTTGGAAGTATTGATTTTTATGCATTAGGATGAAAAATGGtcatcttttctattttttttctcacTTTTCTTCCCTACCAAGCACACTTAAAATTTATTCTTTCCATTTTTCTAGTCCCTCGTCTTTTCCACCTAACCAAGCACATCTTTAGAGTTAGATCTaaattatgaattatgcttgattAATTGTGTTCAGAAGTTTAGCCAAGGCATTAAAAGAAGTTTTGTGTCTTTTTAACAGTTGCAATACAAGGAGGCAGAAGGTTCATCTTTCCGTGATGGTTCCTATGGTGATATGCCAGGCACTGCAAAGGTTGAAAAGTCTAAGTCTCTGAATCATTTTAATTTCATAGTTTTACAGATGTGTGATTATGTCAATGGTTCAAATCATTGAAACTTTGTGGGGTTCTGTCAATTGAGCAGCGACCGCAACGTGCTGCTGATCAGGACCGTACATTTGTCCCCGACACCATTAGTTTTGGAGGTAAATctcattttcctttaatatttttatctgaGACGGACGAGTTTAATGGTTTTGATCATTTTCATATCTGATAGTAATTCCAGGTGATAGGGTTGTCAAGAGGGAGCAAAAACgaaaggtatatatatattattttcttgCCTTAATTTTTCCTTTTGTCTCTTAAGTTTTGGAACTTATCAGGTCTTATGATGTGTATATGTATTGTAGGGACCTGGGAGAACATCTGAGACTCCATCTTCACCAGCGGGAGCTCATAAAAGACCAAGAAAGATGAAAGCTTCTGATCTATAAAACAGGGTGAGCTAGCAAATTGACATCACCCCGTATAAACAAAATGATGATATTGCTTTCTTCTTATTTGCCCAAATTCTCATCAGCCAGTTTTTGATTCATTGCAAGATTTCAGGGTCATTGCCAACCCCATTGTTACTCTACCATTGGTCATTGGAAGCAGATGAACAAGTTCCATAGTTTTTGACTACCaagttctctctctctctttctcttttcttttttaaccCTTTAACCAGGCTTTGTAAGTTTGTGTAGTCAAGTAGGAAAAAGACATCTTTTTGAATGAATATGCATAAAGCATCAGGATCCAAAAAAACCAACACGTATTTTTCACCCATTTTGCTTAGCTGAGAGAGTTgggtattttattttgtaaatgttCATATTTCTATCCAGGAGCAACCTAGTTATTCTGTCGtggtaattaatttttaatttatttttaaacaaattaCATGCAATTAAAACAAGTCCTTTTaagtgtttatttatttatttttatgattcaTGTGTTTTTTCAACCGAACATGTGGTAATTGAAATATAGAAGTGTTAATGTGTTAGTCCAGTTGTGACATAATCGTCATgagcaaaacaaaagaaaacaaattaTTTACTATGTTTTGTGAATAAATACAttatcatataaataataaaCATTACTATCTATAAATGAACAAGGAATATTTGGCAACAAGGCATTTGTCTTGGTTGGAGTTATAGCATATAATTGTAAAATTCAAttctttaataaattttatactgATAGAGAACTTcaagaaaaaaaataagaaaaagaaaaagaaaaagcggCCAATAGCATTTAGCTTTAGCCGATTGACTGAAATGCGAAGTGCAGTGTccaaataaaaatagataaaaaaagaaaaaatgaaaaaccCTTAGAATTTTCTGCTAGAAAGATTCCACACCACATACCCTAACTCTCTCAGTTTCACCAAGCATGGTGAATTCTCCTGCTGAAAATGACCCACTTCAACAACAACAGCCTTTAAGCAAGGGAGCCCAAGTCGAGGTCAGCAGTGACGAGGAAGGCTTTCGAGGGGCTTGGTACTTGGCCACTATCCTCGAAATGCCTCCCAAATCCACTTCCAAGAAACGAAAGAAGGCATTTGTTCGCTACAAGGCTTTACTCGCTGACGATGGTAAGTCCCCTTTGACTGAGCATGTTGACCCCGGTTATATTCGCCCTTTGCCGCCCAACGAGAAGGGGAATGCTCAGTCCGGGTTCGAAGTGAACGACGTCGTTGATGCGAGGTACAGAGATGGTTGGTGGACTGGCGTTGTGAGGAAGGTTTTGTCGAAGTCGAAATATAGGGTTTACTTTGATAATCCTCCTGATGTCATTGAGTTTGATAGGAAAGATTTAAGGGTTCATTGGGATTGGATCGATGGCAACTGGGTTCGTCCTGAAAAGCAGGTATGGGGTGAAGTGttcattctttttaatttttcagtttttttttatcTGGAAatttggggggggggggtttATTTTGGAGTTGAGAGCCTAACTTTTTTAGGAATAAATTTTTTTCCCGGTATTGAACTTGCGAATCTCGCTGCATGTAGCTTTTTACACTGAAAATTTGCTATTTAAGTCATGCTTTCATGATTGCTTCTAAAATTAGGGCCTTTCTAGTGCTCAATTAATTGGTGTAAATAATGATCTCGATCGATATGTTTTACCTTTAGTGCTTTCTTTGTTTAAGTTCTGCTAATTTTCATTGCATTTTGGCCTGGGAGTCATGTAAATTTAGTTTTATATGTTCGAAACTTTCATCTGTGGAAACCTGATTGACTTTTGTTATGGTATCGTGTGAGTgattttattttatgtgttttaaAGCAATCAACAGGCTCCGTTTTTAGCTCTGGGACAGCAGTGGAGGTAAATGTTGATGATGAAAACCTACGTGATGTTTGGTTCCCTGCAATAGTCGTAAAAGAAAATGAGGATAAGACTTTCCTGGTGAAGTATCAGAACTCTAAGAATGATGATGAGTCTGGGACTGCAAAAGTTGTTGTAGATTCCCTCCATATCAGACCCACTCCTCCTCGATATGCAGATAGGAATTATGAATTGCTGGAAAGAGTGGATACAACATATAATTTTGGTTGGCGCACTGGAGTAATTACCAAAGTTCTTACTGGAAGAAGGTACAATGTCTTCTTTAAGCATGGAAATGAGGACAAGGAACTCTCTCACTCTGATATAAGGCCTAATGTTGAATGGACAGATGGAAAATGGATTAGTAAATCCAAGGTATCTCTcctattttttctttttgggaTATAAATTTCTTTTGTTACCCCATTATTTTCCCACTTTAAAATTTAATGAGCTGTTAATGTTGTGTTTGTGGTACTGAACATGGGTCTAGTGCATACCTTTTAATTATCTTAAAAGGAGAAGGAAATAAACATCTGAAATAATGATTTTTGGCTTTATCTAAGTTGATTTCTGTACATAACAGTGATGGCCTTCTGTATTCCAGTTTTAAAaatgcttttttttttatatcttaTTTTCCCGTCTACACATATTTCAACTTTTTCTAGACAAATGTTGAACTAGTTTTTGTATAAGTTTCACTGTTTTTTAGAATCTGGTCAGATTCTACATGTAACTAGTTTGTGTGTTGAATGCCTTAAATGTTTGTACTACTTCTGGCATTGCCTACAATTCCTTTAGTggtttgcatttttttttttgtgattattTCAGAAATTTAGTCGCATGCAAGTGTAAATATCATTTGTTTTTAGGTAAAAGAGTACTTAAGCATTGAGCTTTTGTTTCAGGAAGTCATAATTGCTTCTGATGACCAAGAGCTGATAGGGGATGCTCTCTGTGGTACCCGGAACACCAAGGTGGCTGGAGAACTTGAAAGTTCCTTGTCCACAAAAGAAAACACTGAAGATAAGATTCCTTTGAAAAAGATGAAAAGGAATGCTACAGAGCAGCCAACTCCCACTGATGAAAACAGTACTTTGCACTCAGGCAAGAAGAAGGTCAAACTGGAAACATCAAATGGCAACACTTCTAATTCACGGTCTTCAAAAAAGCTAACTGAAGGAAATGCAGTGGTAACACCGATATCAGTCACTGGCGATCAGTTAAAAGATATGCCTAGTGAAACATTGTGTAAAGAAGGGAATCCGAGGACTGGTGGTAAAGCTATTAAATTCCCAAAGAAAACTGTGATTGCTGATCAGCCTTGTGCTAAGAGTGAGAGCCCATTAACAGAAGCAGCAACTGTGAGTTAGATTTATTGTTTTAGAGTTCCATTGTTCATACTAGCAACAtcagatcattttcatttcgttctttgttttctttttcacaTGTTAATACATTCCTATTTGATGACGAGAAATGTATAAATATCACTTTAAAATACTGTGTACTTTACCACTCTTTGGTGCCTGCATTGCATGCCTGAGTTGCCTTTCCTTGAAGCACTCAGCTTCTAAAACTTCACCATGTTAAGAGTATGTCTTGGTCTAAAATATGCTAGAAAGTCATGTGTGCCTTCAAGCATAACCTTGGCACAAAGAAGTGAAAACTAGCTTGCTGCTTTAGAATCATAATAACTACAAACATGTCTTGTCTACGTGAGTATCATAAAAAAATTGGCCTGCTTGACATAGTTGTCACTGCTCAATGGGTTGTTTCAAGGGTTGAGCAACCTTGTTTTCCAACCGGGATATTCAATGTGCCCACTTGCTTTGCAGCAAACTGCTTCAAATGACCGCCTTTTCTGTCAACATCACCGTTCTAACTGGGTAATGATCATTGATTATTGTCACTTTGGATTTGTTGGCTCCATCAGCCAATATTCCTGATCAGCACTGTCGCTACTACCTTCATTTGATCTACATTTCCCCTTACTAATGCAGACGACTAAGAGGCAGAAAGTTGGTTCAGCTGATGGTAAAGTAGACAACCTTGCGAAGAGGAATGTAAAAGCTAGAAAGTCACCAAGTAATGGCCCACAGGTTTTGACAGCAGGTAAATTTAGTGTTCAATACATGTTTGCCAGTTTGATAAATTGTTTAAAGATAATgtgtatgtattatatattttcagGCAAGGAAGGAACTACAAGGGTTGCTGGAGAAATTAATGAAGGGGATATTAaaacaaaagaagttgaaatgcCCATCATCTTAGGATTAGCAGCAAAGTTCTCAAAGACTTTACAGGCGGAAAATTCCTGTCAGATCCCTAGTGAGGAACCTGGGAAGCTAATGGGGGATCAAAAGAACAATTTAAATGATTCAGTCAGAAATGAAAATATGGTAAgcaaaaaattcattttagtctTTGGCTCATGGAAAACTACTAATATAAACTTTTAAATTCAAAATGGCTCAAATTCTTAAATGGGAACAAGTTTGTTATTAAACTGTTGGAAGTACTTGATAACTGATCTATATTTCCTTGTCATGATCATAGGTAAAAGAGTATATCTAATGTTGTTGTTTTACATATAATGCCTTTTCTTTTTGGCCAGTATATAAAGTCTAATTAAGTGGTTAACTTTTTGGGTGTTGTCTGctcattttattaaaatagaaaattttcttgaGCCTGCTCCCTGGCCTGTTTTTATCTTAATATGTTATCAAACATGGAATCTGCCTCCGCTTTATTAATTTGATTTCCTGCATATATATATTCCTCTGGTAGTAATATTAACTGTTTCTCTAACTGATATAGGAAATTATGGAAAATAATGTTGGAGAAAGCGATCCGAAAAAAAAGAGGGGAAGACCACGTAAAGCCGTAGTTACAAGTCCGAAGGCCTTTCATGCTGGTATATAAAACTTAAGCTTCAGCTTTTTGATGTATATAGGCAAATCTGTGTCAATGCAAACTTAATATTACGATTGGTAGGTAAGGAGCAAAATGGGGCTGGAGGTATTACTGATGAAAAAGTTTTAAAAGATTGTACGAGTGATGAAGCTGGTTTGTCAAAACATAAAGGTGTGGAACTGTCAGGTACATGGGGGGTCTCAGTTCTTGGTTTGTCATTGTTAGTAATATGCCTCAAGGACAGTATAAAACTGCTATACGAGGCTCTCTTGGAAGCATTGAGTTAGGCACTTCCAATGTCTTTACCCAAGTTTAGCAGTTATCATTTTCTTAAATGAATTTTCCAAGTGGTATGCTAATTGATAGTAGAATAGTAGGTGTAATGGGAGCAGTTTCCAGGAAAATTGATTTGGGTACGGGTGCATATGAAAGAAGGTGATATTTTTGTTCTACGTGTGCTGGGGAGGGGAGGGTGATGTTGAGAAGAAAGGTCATGCATGTACCAACAGCTTTTTCCTCTCGTTTCTTATGCTGTCTTTTACCTGATGTAGATGTAATTAAGTTGACTATCTGTTAATTTTTTGTTGTTTTACTCGCCTTATAGTTTGTGAATTAACCATCCTATTTGTTAAGTGTATAACCTCTGAAGATTTTACAGGAAGGATAAATGACGACCAAAAAACAAAAGAGGTTCACTTGGCGACTGCTGGGATTTCTGACATGAATGAGGACGATCAACCTCTATCAACTTGGATAGGGGGAATCCACTCCTCAGGTGACGAAGAATCAAGTAAGCAGCTTCATTAGATTTATAAAACTTGTTTCGTTTGTTGTTAATCTCTCTCTGTCTGGGTACATAAATGTAGATCATCACTCGGCTTTTATATTTACAACATTTTGGGGATCTTTTTCCTTCTAGGGCTCTCCTCTGGTAGGCTCGTCAATGGATGGAATGAGGAAAAAGGATTGGTTGATGTTCCTATTGAATCTCATGCAATTGATGCTACTGGTAGAAGCCCATTGGATAGTGATCAGAGTTTGCCTTTTGTGAAGAAATCACCTATATGGCGAACAATTGAATCTTTGGATGTCTTCCAAATTGTGCCCCAAAAACCACATTTTCAACCTTTGGCTGAAAGCAGAGAGGAGTTTCGTGAGGGATCGGCAATTGGGATCATGGTGACCTTTGCCAGTTTGTTCGATAAGATATCCATGTTGCATTTTGATGACCCTCGAAACACATTTGACAGCATTTCAGAAGGTCTTGATGACTTGGAAAAGCACGGATTTGATGTTAGTCTGCTTAGGCGCCGTGTGAATAAACTACTTTCAATCAAAGAAGGGCATAGTCAGCATCTAGGGGAGAAAGAAAATGCAGAAAGGGAGATAATGGAAAATACAAAGGGCATAACTAAATTCGATGAAGAGATGGAAGAGATTGAAAAGAAGATTGCTCAATTACAAGAACAACATTCTTCCATAAAGTCGGAGAAGGAGACCAAGAGTCTTAAGGTTGGTAGTTTGAAGTTGCATGCTGATGTTCTAAATAAGCTTATTCAGAATGCCCCTCATGAATTTAAGAAAATAGCTACTGCGTCGTGGAAGTTGCCATGATCACTCATTGGTTTCATGTTGGAATTGCTAATTATTGTTGTTAGATATGTGGATTCGATTGTAGTAGGGTTGGTTTTTAGGAGCAATTGTAGTGGTTAGGGTGAATCAGTAGAGGGTCCTTTTTGATTTATAGATATGCTGTTTCATGCACCTTTCTGTTCTTCAGTGTCTTGTATGTTATgtctatttttgtttttggagtCAAAAACATGAACCTGCTGCTCTAGCCTAGACTAGAACTTTGTGAAAATGTGCAATACTAACTTTTTTAGGTCCCTCATCATCGATGCccttttaattgttatatttaaattttggcaTATTGCACTTACAGATTACTGATTTGGATgtttttgagtaattattattTAAGCTAAAGAAAAAGacagaaattaattaaaaaacaaaacataaagaagtCATATTTGTTTAATGATAGTTGATTGCACCATTTTATCTTATTACGTCTGAATTTAACATTTATTAgcatttatttctttctttctttaaattaattttcctaatgtttaaaaaggaaagggagATACATTAGTATTGATGCTAATATAGGAAAGCCAAAAGTATACATTTTATACAACATTTAATTTAGGAAATTCTATTAAACATTTTTATGTTTTTCCTCAACAAATACATAGTTCATCCATTCGAGCTAGGTTGCCACCGCGAAACTAAAATTCATATACTTtcttttatgatttaattttgaaatttaataatttttatatctcTTGAAATTAAAATCTTTACATTTTTTGAAGCCAACAATTCtcggatttttttaaaaaacaatttaTTTCGTTTTTTACATATACAAaacttttagaatttttaaagaaatagctaaatcaaatGAAATAATCGAGCTAAAGTGTCCATGGATTTTAGCGAATTTTTAAATTAGATTGGCAAAATAAGTTAGAGAAATGCAGGTGTTTATGATTGAAGAGAATGCGGTTACGATCAACGCACTGTATAAGAACAAATATAACTGAAGAGATGGAGGAAAAACAAGGTTGATGGAGCACTTTCTTTACATAAGGAAACCAACAACCTTTAAAGCTTGCGAAGAAAGGAATCAACTTG
Above is a genomic segment from Gossypium arboreum isolate Shixiya-1 chromosome 8, ASM2569848v2, whole genome shotgun sequence containing:
- the LOC108460203 gene encoding DUF724 domain-containing protein 2-like isoform X5 → MVNSPAENDPLQQQQPLSKGAQVEVSSDEEGFRGAWYLATILEMPPKSTSKKRKKAFVRYKALLADDGKSPLTEHVDPGYIRPLPPNEKGNAQSGFEVNDVVDARYRDGWWTGVVRKVLSKSKYRVYFDNPPDVIEFDRKDLRVHWDWIDGNWVRPEKQQSTGSVFSSGTAVEVNVDDENLRDVWFPAIVVKENEDKTFLVKYQNSKNDDESGTAKVVVDSLHIRPTPPRYADRNYELLERVDTTYNFGWRTGVITKVLTGRRYNVFFKHGNEDKELSHSDIRPNVEWTDGKWISKSKEVIIASDDQELIGDALCGTRNTKVAGELESSLSTKENTEDKIPLKKMKRNATEQPTPTDENSTLHSGKKKVKLETSNGNTSNSRSSKKLTEGNAVVTPISVTGDQLKDMPSETLCKEGNPRTGGKAIKFPKKTVIADQPCAKSESPLTEAATQTASNDRLFCQHHRSNWTTKRQKVGSADGKVDNLAKRNVKARKSPSNGPQVLTAGKEGTTRVAGEINEGDIKTKEVEMPIILGLAAKFSKTLQAENSCQIPSEEPGKLMGDQKNNLNDSVRNENMEIMENNVGESDPKKKRGRPRKAVVTSPKAFHAGRINDDQKTKEVHLATAGISDMNEDDQPLSTWIGGIHSSGDEESRLSSGRLVNGWNEEKGLVDVPIESHAIDATGRSPLDSDQSLPFVKKSPIWRTIESLDVFQIVPQKPHFQPLAESREEFREGSAIGIMVTFASLFDKISMLHFDDPRNTFDSISEGLDDLEKHGFDVSLLRRRVNKLLSIKEGHSQHLGEKENAEREIMENTKGITKFDEEMEEIEKKIAQLQEQHSSIKSEKETKSLKVGSLKLHADVLNKLIQNAPHEFKKIATASWKLP
- the LOC108460203 gene encoding DUF724 domain-containing protein 2-like isoform X2, whose protein sequence is MVNSPAENDPLQQQQPLSKGAQVEVSSDEEGFRGAWYLATILEMPPKSTSKKRKKAFVRYKALLADDGKSPLTEHVDPGYIRPLPPNEKGNAQSGFEVNDVVDARYRDGWWTGVVRKVLSKSKYRVYFDNPPDVIEFDRKDLRVHWDWIDGNWVRPEKQQSTGSVFSSGTAVEVNVDDENLRDVWFPAIVVKENEDKTFLVKYQNSKNDDESGTAKVVVDSLHIRPTPPRYADRNYELLERVDTTYNFGWRTGVITKVLTGRRYNVFFKHGNEDKELSHSDIRPNVEWTDGKWISKSKEVIIASDDQELIGDALCGTRNTKVAGELESSLSTKENTEDKIPLKKMKRNATEQPTPTDENSTLHSGKKKVKLETSNGNTSNSRSSKKLTEGNAVVTPISVTGDQLKDMPSETLCKEGNPRTGGKAIKFPKKTVIADQPCAKSESPLTEAATQTASNDRLFCQHHRSNWTTKRQKVGSADGKVDNLAKRNVKARKSPSNGPQVLTAGKEGTTRVAGEINEGDIKTKEVEMPIILGLAAKFSKTLQAENSCQIPSEEPGKLMGDQKNNLNDSVRNENMEIMENNVGESDPKKKRGRPRKAVVTSPKAFHAGKEQNGAGGITDEKVLKDCTSDEAGLSKHKGRINDDQKTKEVHLATAGISDMNEDDQPLSTWIGGIHSSGDEESRLSSGRLVNGWNEEKGLVDVPIESHAIDATGRSPLDSDQSLPFVKKSPIWRTIESLDVFQIVPQKPHFQPLAESREEFREGSAIGIMVTFASLFDKISMLHFDDPRNTFDSISEGLDDLEKHGFDVSLLRRRVNKLLSIKEGHSQHLGEKENAEREIMENTKGITKFDEEMEEIEKKIAQLQEQHSSIKSEKETKSLKVGSLKLHADVLNKLIQNAPHEFKKIATASWKLP
- the LOC108460203 gene encoding DUF724 domain-containing protein 2-like isoform X3 — its product is MVNSPAENDPLQQQQPLSKGAQVEVSSDEEGFRGAWYLATILEMPPKSTSKKRKKAFVRYKALLADDGKSPLTEHVDPGYIRPLPPNEKGNAQSGFEVNDVVDARYRDGWWTGVVRKVLSKSKYRVYFDNPPDVIEFDRKDLRVHWDWIDGNWVRPEKQQSTGSVFSSGTAVEVNVDDENLRDVWFPAIVVKENEDKTFLVKYQNSKNDDESGTAKVVVDSLHIRPTPPRYADRNYELLERVDTTYNFGWRTGVITKVLTGRRYNVFFKHGNEDKELSHSDIRPNVEWTDGKWISKSKEVIIASDDQELIGDALCGTRNTKVAGELESSLSTKENTEDKIPLKKMKRNATEQPTPTDENSTLHSGKKKVKLETSNGNTSNSRSSKKLTEGNAVVTPISVTGDQLKDMPSETLCKEGNPRTGGKAIKFPKKTVIADQPCAKSESPLTEAATTTKRQKVGSADGKVDNLAKRNVKARKSPSNGPQVLTAGKEGTTRVAGEINEGDIKTKEVEMPIILGLAAKFSKTLQAENSCQIPSEEPGKLMGDQKNNLNDSVRNENMEIMENNVGESDPKKKRGRPRKAVVTSPKAFHAGKEQNGAGGITDEKVLKDCTSDEAGLSKHKGVELSGRINDDQKTKEVHLATAGISDMNEDDQPLSTWIGGIHSSGDEESRLSSGRLVNGWNEEKGLVDVPIESHAIDATGRSPLDSDQSLPFVKKSPIWRTIESLDVFQIVPQKPHFQPLAESREEFREGSAIGIMVTFASLFDKISMLHFDDPRNTFDSISEGLDDLEKHGFDVSLLRRRVNKLLSIKEGHSQHLGEKENAEREIMENTKGITKFDEEMEEIEKKIAQLQEQHSSIKSEKETKSLKVGSLKLHADVLNKLIQNAPHEFKKIATASWKLP
- the LOC108460203 gene encoding DUF724 domain-containing protein 2-like isoform X1; amino-acid sequence: MVNSPAENDPLQQQQPLSKGAQVEVSSDEEGFRGAWYLATILEMPPKSTSKKRKKAFVRYKALLADDGKSPLTEHVDPGYIRPLPPNEKGNAQSGFEVNDVVDARYRDGWWTGVVRKVLSKSKYRVYFDNPPDVIEFDRKDLRVHWDWIDGNWVRPEKQQSTGSVFSSGTAVEVNVDDENLRDVWFPAIVVKENEDKTFLVKYQNSKNDDESGTAKVVVDSLHIRPTPPRYADRNYELLERVDTTYNFGWRTGVITKVLTGRRYNVFFKHGNEDKELSHSDIRPNVEWTDGKWISKSKEVIIASDDQELIGDALCGTRNTKVAGELESSLSTKENTEDKIPLKKMKRNATEQPTPTDENSTLHSGKKKVKLETSNGNTSNSRSSKKLTEGNAVVTPISVTGDQLKDMPSETLCKEGNPRTGGKAIKFPKKTVIADQPCAKSESPLTEAATQTASNDRLFCQHHRSNWTTKRQKVGSADGKVDNLAKRNVKARKSPSNGPQVLTAGKEGTTRVAGEINEGDIKTKEVEMPIILGLAAKFSKTLQAENSCQIPSEEPGKLMGDQKNNLNDSVRNENMEIMENNVGESDPKKKRGRPRKAVVTSPKAFHAGKEQNGAGGITDEKVLKDCTSDEAGLSKHKGVELSGRINDDQKTKEVHLATAGISDMNEDDQPLSTWIGGIHSSGDEESRLSSGRLVNGWNEEKGLVDVPIESHAIDATGRSPLDSDQSLPFVKKSPIWRTIESLDVFQIVPQKPHFQPLAESREEFREGSAIGIMVTFASLFDKISMLHFDDPRNTFDSISEGLDDLEKHGFDVSLLRRRVNKLLSIKEGHSQHLGEKENAEREIMENTKGITKFDEEMEEIEKKIAQLQEQHSSIKSEKETKSLKVGSLKLHADVLNKLIQNAPHEFKKIATASWKLP
- the LOC108460203 gene encoding DUF724 domain-containing protein 2-like isoform X6; translation: MVNSPAENDPLQQQQPLSKGAQVEVSSDEEGFRGAWYLATILEMPPKSTSKKRKKAFVRYKALLADDGKSPLTEHVDPGYIRPLPPNEKGNAQSGFEVNDVVDARYRDGWWTGVVRKVLSKSKYRVYFDNPPDVIEFDRKDLRVHWDWIDGNWVRPEKQQSTGSVFSSGTAVEVNVDDENLRDVWFPAIVVKENEDKTFLVKYQNSKNDDESGTAKVVVDSLHIRPTPPRYADRNYELLERVDTTYNFGWRTGVITKVLTGRRYNVFFKHGNEDKELSHSDIRPNVEWTDGKWISKSKEVIIASDDQELIGDALCGTRNTKVAGELESSLSTKENTEDKIPLKKMKRNATEQPTPTDENSTLHSGKKKVKLETSNGNTSNSRSSKKLTEGNAVVTPISVTGDQLKDMPSETLCKEGNPRTGGKAIKFPKKTVIADQPCAKSESPLTEAATTTKRQKVGSADGKVDNLAKRNVKARKSPSNGPQVLTAGKEGTTRVAGEINEGDIKTKEVEMPIILGLAAKFSKTLQAENSCQIPSEEPGKLMGDQKNNLNDSVRNENMEIMENNVGESDPKKKRGRPRKAVVTSPKAFHAGRINDDQKTKEVHLATAGISDMNEDDQPLSTWIGGIHSSGDEESRLSSGRLVNGWNEEKGLVDVPIESHAIDATGRSPLDSDQSLPFVKKSPIWRTIESLDVFQIVPQKPHFQPLAESREEFREGSAIGIMVTFASLFDKISMLHFDDPRNTFDSISEGLDDLEKHGFDVSLLRRRVNKLLSIKEGHSQHLGEKENAEREIMENTKGITKFDEEMEEIEKKIAQLQEQHSSIKSEKETKSLKVGSLKLHADVLNKLIQNAPHEFKKIATASWKLP